In a genomic window of Jeotgalibacillus aurantiacus:
- a CDS encoding M24 family metallopeptidase has translation MYKKIQDYLKEHKIGAAFLTSTENVTYTTGFRSDPHERWLAFYVPASSEPVLVCPGMETEDARKAGWEGQIIGYSDTENPLIMLYEKTGAPESIAIEKNHLTVERLEAIRTVFGNCEILDASSLLNAMRVIKSEQEVNHLKEAAKLADFAIETACRELAEGKTELEILATIEFELKKKGITEMSFSTMVLTGANASSPHGTPGLTKIQQGDLVLFDLGVVYKGYCSDITRTVAFGEIGDKQKEIYDTVLKAEMTALEMVKPGVPVKELDLAARKVIEEAGYGDYFPHRLGHGIGLNVHEYPSITSENDLVLEEGMTFTIEPGIYVPGVAGVRIEDDVLVTKDGYETLTKFPKTLQVY, from the coding sequence TTGTATAAAAAAATCCAGGATTATTTAAAAGAACATAAAATCGGGGCCGCTTTTTTAACGTCCACTGAAAATGTCACCTATACGACAGGGTTTAGAAGCGATCCACACGAAAGGTGGCTGGCTTTCTATGTACCGGCTTCCAGTGAACCGGTTTTGGTATGCCCGGGCATGGAGACAGAAGATGCACGCAAAGCCGGGTGGGAAGGTCAGATAATCGGTTACAGTGATACGGAAAATCCTCTGATCATGCTGTATGAAAAAACAGGTGCACCTGAAAGTATCGCCATTGAAAAAAATCACCTGACTGTTGAAAGACTTGAGGCGATCCGGACTGTTTTTGGTAACTGCGAGATTCTCGATGCATCCAGCTTATTGAACGCTATGCGGGTGATCAAATCAGAGCAAGAAGTCAATCATTTAAAAGAAGCCGCAAAACTGGCTGACTTCGCCATTGAAACGGCTTGTCGTGAATTGGCTGAAGGAAAAACAGAGCTCGAAATTCTCGCGACCATTGAATTTGAGCTGAAGAAAAAAGGCATTACAGAAATGTCCTTTTCAACGATGGTATTAACGGGGGCAAATGCTTCATCCCCACACGGAACACCTGGACTGACGAAAATCCAGCAGGGTGATCTCGTTCTTTTTGATCTTGGAGTCGTTTATAAGGGCTACTGCTCAGATATCACCAGAACCGTTGCGTTCGGTGAGATCGGTGATAAACAAAAAGAAATTTACGATACTGTACTGAAAGCCGAAATGACGGCGCTTGAGATGGTCAAGCCCGGCGTACCGGTAAAAGAGCTTGATCTTGCAGCACGTAAAGTAATTGAAGAGGCAGGCTACGGAGATTATTTCCCGCACCGCCTCGGACACGGCATTGGTTTAAACGTGCATGAATATCCATCCATCACATCTGAAAACGATCTGGTGCTTGAAGAAGGCATGACTTTCACGATCGAGCCGGGCATCTATGTTCCCGGTGTAGCAGGCGTCCGGATTGAAGATGATGTTCTCGTAACAAAAGACGGATACGAAACACTGACCAAGTTCCCAAAAACTTTACAGGTCTACTAA
- a CDS encoding metal-dependent hydrolase, with the protein MHISYHGHSVVKIETNGKKILIDPFISGNELTDLTASDETPDFIILTHGHNDHVGDTVEIAKRNDALVIAPFELANYMESQGVKAHPMHIGGAYGFDFGKVKFTQAFHGSSFTEENGNVVYTGMPAGVLVMAEGKTVYHAGDTALFSDMKLIGDRHPIDLAFLPIGDNFTMGPEDAAYAAELLQAKTVVPIHFNTFPPIKQDPDKFAASLKEGQGKVMHAGDSIEL; encoded by the coding sequence GTGCACATATCCTATCATGGACATTCAGTTGTAAAGATCGAAACGAACGGAAAAAAGATTTTAATTGATCCATTTATCAGTGGGAATGAGCTCACGGATCTCACAGCATCAGATGAAACGCCGGACTTCATCATCCTGACACACGGACATAACGACCACGTCGGGGATACAGTTGAAATCGCAAAAAGAAACGATGCCCTTGTAATCGCACCGTTTGAACTGGCAAACTATATGGAATCACAAGGTGTTAAAGCGCACCCGATGCATATTGGCGGTGCTTATGGATTCGACTTTGGAAAGGTTAAGTTTACGCAGGCCTTCCATGGATCATCCTTTACAGAAGAAAACGGTAACGTCGTCTACACCGGTATGCCCGCAGGCGTCCTCGTGATGGCGGAAGGAAAAACCGTTTATCATGCAGGAGACACCGCTTTATTCAGTGACATGAAACTGATCGGTGACCGTCATCCGATTGACCTGGCATTCCTGCCGATTGGCGATAACTTCACCATGGGGCCAGAAGATGCAGCCTACGCAGCCGAACTGCTCCAGGCCAAAACAGTCGTCCCGATCCACTTCAACACATTCCCGCCAATCAAGCAGGACCCGGACAAATTCGCCGCATCCCTCAAAGAAGGACAAGGCAAAGTCATGCACGCAGGAGACTCAATCGAACTATAA
- a CDS encoding DRTGG domain-containing protein: protein MATKHEQILLHIHSLPVGNKISVRQIAKDMTVSEGTAYRAIKEAENKGLVSTIERVGTIRIEKKERENIERLTYAEVVNIVDGHVVGGRTGLHKTLNKFVIGAMKLEAMMRYTEAGNLLIVGNRTKAHEYALNAGAAVLITGGFDAEESIKKLADELELPVISTSYDTFTVAAMINRAIYDQLIKKEIVLVGDILIPVEKSYYLTSKSTVKQWGELNGETKHSRFPVVDPNTMKVLGMVTSKDILGRKKDEPIDKVMTRHPLTVSMKTSVASAAHVMIWEGIELLPVVNETNQLQGVISRQDVLKAMQMIQRQPQIGETIDDLILKEVKIEKNEQKRQTFQVTPQMTNHLGAISYGVFTTLVTEAANQLLKEYKRSDLVVENMTIYFIKPVQMESMIEIVPRLLDVGRKFGKVDVEVFSEGNLVGKAMMMCQLLEK from the coding sequence GTGGCAACTAAACATGAACAAATCCTGCTTCATATTCATTCGCTTCCTGTTGGGAACAAAATATCCGTCAGACAGATTGCGAAAGATATGACCGTCAGCGAGGGTACAGCATACCGGGCCATCAAAGAGGCTGAAAACAAAGGGCTCGTCAGTACGATTGAGCGAGTCGGGACAATCCGGATTGAAAAAAAAGAACGTGAAAATATTGAACGCCTTACTTATGCCGAAGTCGTGAATATTGTAGATGGGCATGTGGTAGGGGGAAGAACCGGACTACATAAAACATTAAATAAATTCGTAATCGGCGCCATGAAGCTTGAAGCGATGATGCGCTATACGGAAGCCGGGAACCTGCTGATTGTCGGAAACCGAACGAAGGCGCATGAATATGCCCTGAATGCAGGTGCGGCGGTCCTCATCACCGGGGGATTTGATGCGGAAGAATCCATTAAAAAGCTTGCAGATGAGCTTGAGCTTCCGGTTATTTCAACGAGCTATGATACGTTTACCGTTGCGGCCATGATCAACCGTGCGATCTATGATCAGCTGATAAAAAAGGAAATTGTCCTTGTCGGCGACATTTTGATTCCTGTAGAAAAATCCTATTACCTGACATCCAAGTCAACGGTGAAGCAATGGGGAGAGCTTAACGGCGAAACAAAACACAGCCGGTTTCCAGTCGTTGATCCGAATACGATGAAAGTACTTGGCATGGTGACATCAAAAGATATTTTAGGACGTAAAAAGGATGAACCGATTGACAAAGTGATGACCCGTCATCCATTGACTGTCAGTATGAAGACGAGTGTTGCTTCAGCTGCTCATGTGATGATCTGGGAAGGAATTGAACTGCTGCCGGTTGTTAATGAGACCAATCAGCTTCAGGGTGTGATCAGCAGGCAGGATGTACTGAAGGCGATGCAGATGATTCAGCGGCAGCCTCAAATTGGTGAAACGATCGATGATTTGATTTTAAAAGAAGTGAAGATTGAAAAGAATGAACAAAAGAGACAAACCTTCCAGGTCACGCCTCAGATGACGAATCATTTAGGCGCCATTTCATATGGTGTATTTACGACACTTGTAACAGAAGCGGCTAACCAGCTATTAAAAGAGTATAAGCGCAGTGATCTTGTTGTTGAAAACATGACAATTTACTTTATTAAGCCGGTACAGATGGAGAGCATGATTGAAATTGTACCAAGACTGCTCGATGTTGGGCGCAAATTCGGGAAGGTGGACGTGGAGGTTTTCAGTGAAGGAAACCTTGTAGGAAAAGCCATGATGATGTGTCAGCTTCTTGAAAAGTAA
- a CDS encoding YtpI family protein — translation MPIFVFLIIMSAVAYLYFKTKQIRTPRPVEKMWHKSRAGMALGVGMGLVGLNTLFLFNFELASDLIFTYIIALLFMIIGFTSAVARFKAYKHYTPLLAQEEKDWAEFEKK, via the coding sequence ATGCCTATTTTTGTTTTCCTGATTATTATGTCAGCTGTTGCCTATCTTTATTTTAAAACCAAACAGATCCGCACCCCTCGCCCCGTTGAAAAAATGTGGCATAAAAGCAGAGCTGGTATGGCTCTAGGGGTTGGAATGGGATTAGTCGGATTAAATACATTGTTTCTTTTTAATTTCGAACTGGCTTCTGATCTGATCTTTACTTACATTATTGCACTGTTATTTATGATTATCGGATTTACGAGTGCCGTAGCACGATTTAAAGCCTATAAACATTATACGCCTCTTTTAGCCCAGGAGGAAAAAGACTGGGCTGAGTTTGAGAAAAAGTAA
- a CDS encoding DHH family phosphoesterase, which translates to MKQDIIHLIKEYETIILHRHVRPDPDAYGSQAGLAAMIRTTFPEKNVYLAGQPEPTLQFLAELDDIQDETFEGALIIVCDTANTERIDDQRYLKGAKVIKIDHHPNEDPYGDLLWVDTSASSASEMIYELYLSADGELKMSDEAARLIYGGIVGDTGRFLFPSATQKTFDYAGELIKYNFDRTALYNALYEMDAHVLKLQGYVLQNFEMSPDGAAYLKLTKEKLSEFGALPSEASLLVSTLGSVKGIKAWVFFIEEEKEIRVRLRSKEPIVNELAKEYNGGGHPLAAGASITDWSDADVIIEKLESLCRN; encoded by the coding sequence ATGAAACAGGATATTATTCATTTGATTAAAGAATATGAAACGATTATTTTACACCGTCACGTCCGTCCGGACCCTGATGCATACGGGTCACAGGCGGGTCTTGCAGCCATGATCCGTACGACTTTCCCGGAAAAAAACGTTTATCTTGCAGGACAGCCTGAACCGACGCTTCAGTTTCTGGCAGAGCTTGATGATATTCAGGATGAAACGTTTGAAGGGGCGCTTATCATCGTCTGTGACACGGCGAATACAGAACGAATTGATGACCAGCGTTATCTGAAAGGCGCAAAAGTAATTAAAATTGATCACCATCCGAATGAGGATCCATACGGCGACCTGCTGTGGGTTGATACGTCGGCGAGCTCGGCCAGTGAAATGATATACGAATTGTACTTATCAGCTGATGGTGAACTGAAAATGAGTGATGAAGCTGCCCGTCTGATTTATGGGGGAATTGTAGGGGATACCGGCCGTTTTCTTTTCCCGAGTGCGACTCAGAAAACATTTGATTATGCAGGAGAGTTAATTAAATACAATTTTGACCGGACAGCTCTTTACAATGCTCTTTACGAAATGGACGCGCACGTTCTAAAGCTTCAGGGTTATGTGCTGCAAAACTTTGAGATGTCACCGGATGGCGCTGCCTATTTAAAGTTAACAAAAGAAAAGCTGTCGGAATTCGGTGCGCTGCCTTCTGAAGCATCCTTACTTGTCAGTACGTTAGGCAGTGTTAAAGGGATTAAAGCTTGGGTGTTTTTCATCGAGGAAGAAAAAGAGATTCGCGTTCGCCTGCGTTCGAAAGAGCCAATCGTTAACGAGCTGGCAAAGGAATATAACGGCGGTGGACATCCGCTTGCAGCAGGTGCATCCATTACGGACTGGTCAGATGCTGATGTGATTATTGAGAAACTGGAATCACTTTGCCGCAACTAA
- the dnaE gene encoding DNA polymerase III subunit alpha — protein sequence MSFIHLQVLSSYSLLSSTIRIPDLIERVKEQKMSSVALTDHNAMYGMVPFYKACKAEGIKPIAGLTADIHTEDDQTFPLVLLAENQQGFRNLIKISSAIQTASEKGLPIKWLKSYHRGLIALTPGEQGEIEHDLEAGDLERAMEKAALYKEIFGADNFFLSLQAQSSAETKMKMAEIAEKAGVSLAAAAEARCLSGQENTSLEALFALRDGLLLDDVSIRSDFTLRSADQAVRELGDYPEALEQTLKIAERCHFEIDLEGSHLPVYPLPDDVPSGEVLSHLCKTGLEKRVPGFSDIYLKRLEYELQTIERMGFNDYFLIVWDFMKFARENDILTGPGRGSAAGSLVAYTLYITHVDPIEHGLLFERFLNPERVTLPDIDIDFPDHRRDEVILYTAEKYGIKHVAQIVTFGTLSAKAAARDTARVFGMSTGEMEVISRSIPSRLGIRLEQAFAESEQLQRFVNQSERYRKWFETAKNLEGLPRHTSTHAAGVIISGLPLADIVPLQKGTDYAHLTQWPMGVLEEIGLLKMDFLGLRNLTILERVIQSVKKSKPGFALDRIPFDDQKTFELLGKGWASGVFQFETEAMQKVLTALKPTEFEDLVAVNALNRPGPMEFIPQYIRRKYRQEKTVYLHEDLIPILKPTFGIIVYQEQIMRIAAVFAGFSLGQADMLRRAVSKKKKEDLDRERSRFVNGAVKKGYTAEVAHELYDLIVRFADYGFNRSHAVAYSIIAYHLAYLKANYPAEFMAALMTSSTGNEDKLAVYIRESRRLSISIQQPSVNQSMRYFKCTGNSILFSLTAIKGISSAAAAEIIETRREKPFIDLFDFCARMPAKWINRKFLESLVLSGAFDEFKKDRSVLLATIDVAVEHSSLIRSDGDSLFEDLDIRPKHIQASPMPAIEKLAFEKEVLGIYLSAHPLSAYKDDLKKINATAISELKAGQKMVTVGVLVSSVRVIRTKKGENMCFASLGDETGEIDSVAFPETFRKHSAVLQKGQLLVVKGKVEDRDGKPQLILQQALPADQFKEIAEQKTVFLRIPAGADREQIKLEILALSRRYKGNQKAVIFEEETGEKTILHGKNGISADEESIAEFKKLLGSRHVVIQ from the coding sequence TTGTCGTTTATTCATTTACAAGTATTAAGCTCATATAGTCTTCTCAGCAGCACAATCAGGATTCCAGATCTGATTGAACGGGTGAAGGAACAAAAAATGTCCTCAGTCGCACTGACGGATCATAATGCAATGTATGGCATGGTTCCCTTTTATAAAGCTTGTAAAGCAGAAGGGATTAAACCGATTGCAGGATTGACAGCAGATATCCACACAGAGGATGATCAAACATTCCCTCTTGTGTTACTTGCTGAAAATCAGCAGGGTTTTCGGAATTTGATCAAAATCTCAAGTGCCATTCAGACTGCATCTGAAAAGGGACTTCCGATAAAATGGCTCAAATCCTACCACCGGGGGCTGATCGCATTAACACCGGGGGAACAAGGGGAAATTGAACATGATCTTGAAGCTGGCGATCTGGAACGGGCAATGGAAAAAGCTGCTTTGTACAAGGAGATATTTGGTGCAGATAACTTTTTCCTCAGTCTCCAGGCCCAGTCTTCAGCTGAAACGAAAATGAAAATGGCGGAAATTGCTGAAAAGGCCGGGGTCTCATTAGCCGCAGCAGCAGAAGCTCGCTGTCTGTCAGGTCAAGAGAACACGTCATTAGAAGCACTGTTTGCACTGCGGGACGGTTTGCTGCTGGATGACGTTTCAATCCGTTCAGATTTTACATTACGTTCAGCAGATCAGGCAGTCAGAGAACTAGGGGACTATCCTGAAGCGCTCGAGCAGACGCTCAAAATAGCAGAAAGATGTCACTTTGAAATTGATTTGGAAGGTTCACACTTACCTGTTTATCCATTGCCTGATGATGTGCCATCTGGAGAAGTACTGTCTCATTTATGTAAAACCGGCCTCGAAAAAAGAGTGCCCGGTTTTTCTGATATTTACCTGAAAAGACTGGAATATGAACTTCAAACGATTGAACGGATGGGGTTTAATGATTACTTTCTGATCGTCTGGGACTTTATGAAGTTTGCAAGGGAAAATGATATTTTAACAGGTCCCGGGCGGGGGTCTGCTGCAGGTTCACTTGTTGCATACACCCTTTACATTACTCATGTTGATCCGATCGAACACGGTTTATTATTTGAGAGATTTTTAAATCCTGAACGGGTGACGCTGCCGGATATTGATATCGATTTTCCGGACCATCGACGGGATGAGGTGATTCTGTACACCGCAGAGAAATACGGAATTAAACACGTTGCGCAGATTGTCACGTTTGGAACGCTGTCAGCAAAGGCAGCAGCCCGGGATACAGCAAGGGTGTTCGGGATGTCAACGGGGGAGATGGAGGTTATATCCAGGTCAATCCCATCAAGACTTGGTATCAGGCTAGAACAGGCATTTGCTGAATCGGAGCAGCTTCAGAGATTCGTAAATCAGTCTGAACGGTACCGGAAGTGGTTTGAAACCGCCAAAAACCTCGAAGGGCTTCCGCGCCATACGTCTACGCACGCTGCCGGGGTCATCATCAGCGGTTTGCCACTTGCTGACATCGTACCGCTCCAAAAGGGAACGGATTATGCCCACCTGACACAATGGCCAATGGGGGTATTAGAGGAAATCGGTTTGCTGAAAATGGACTTTCTTGGACTTAGAAACCTGACCATTCTTGAACGTGTCATTCAGTCTGTTAAAAAGTCAAAGCCTGGTTTCGCACTTGATCGTATTCCGTTTGATGATCAAAAAACCTTTGAACTGCTTGGAAAAGGCTGGGCAAGCGGCGTCTTTCAATTTGAAACAGAGGCGATGCAGAAGGTACTGACAGCACTAAAGCCAACAGAATTCGAAGATCTTGTGGCAGTTAATGCACTGAATCGTCCAGGGCCAATGGAGTTTATTCCTCAATATATCCGGAGGAAGTACAGGCAGGAAAAGACGGTCTACCTGCACGAGGATTTGATCCCGATTTTAAAACCTACGTTTGGCATTATCGTTTATCAGGAACAGATCATGCGGATTGCAGCTGTTTTTGCAGGATTCTCTCTTGGTCAGGCAGATATGCTCAGAAGGGCCGTCAGCAAAAAGAAAAAAGAAGATCTTGACCGTGAACGAAGCCGTTTTGTTAATGGGGCTGTGAAAAAAGGTTATACAGCTGAAGTGGCTCATGAGCTGTATGATCTGATTGTCCGGTTCGCTGATTACGGATTTAACCGGAGTCATGCAGTGGCATACAGTATTATCGCTTATCATCTTGCTTACCTGAAAGCCAATTATCCTGCTGAATTTATGGCAGCCCTGATGACATCCTCGACAGGTAACGAGGATAAACTTGCTGTCTATATCCGTGAGTCCAGACGTCTGTCCATATCGATTCAGCAGCCTTCTGTCAACCAGAGCATGAGGTATTTTAAGTGTACCGGTAACAGTATTTTATTCAGCCTGACGGCGATTAAAGGAATCAGTTCCGCGGCCGCCGCTGAAATCATTGAAACTCGGAGGGAAAAACCGTTTATTGATCTCTTCGATTTTTGTGCAAGAATGCCGGCTAAATGGATCAACAGAAAATTTCTGGAGTCGCTTGTGCTGTCAGGTGCATTTGATGAATTTAAAAAGGATCGATCCGTCTTACTTGCTACCATTGATGTAGCGGTTGAGCACTCCTCGCTGATCCGGTCTGACGGAGACAGCCTGTTTGAGGATCTGGATATCCGGCCGAAGCATATCCAGGCGTCTCCCATGCCTGCTATCGAAAAGCTCGCATTTGAAAAAGAAGTACTCGGTATTTATTTATCAGCGCATCCTCTTTCAGCGTATAAGGATGACTTGAAGAAAATAAATGCAACAGCCATTTCTGAATTGAAAGCCGGACAAAAGATGGTAACGGTCGGTGTCCTTGTGTCGTCTGTCAGAGTCATCCGTACAAAAAAGGGTGAAAATATGTGCTTTGCTTCGCTCGGAGATGAGACAGGAGAAATTGATTCAGTTGCGTTTCCAGAAACGTTCAGAAAACATTCAGCAGTTTTGCAAAAAGGTCAGCTCCTCGTAGTGAAAGGAAAGGTCGAAGATCGCGATGGCAAACCGCAGCTGATTTTACAGCAGGCACTTCCTGCCGATCAGTTTAAGGAGATCGCAGAGCAGAAGACCGTTTTTCTGCGAATTCCTGCCGGTGCTGACCGTGAGCAGATCAAGCTTGAAATTCTTGCACTCAGCAGAAGATATAAAGGAAATCAGAAAGCTGTCATATTTGAAGAAGAAACAGGGGAAAAAACAATTCTTCATGGCAAAAATGGAATAAGCGCGGACGAAGAAAGTATAGCTGAGTTTAAAAAGTTACTCGGCAGCCGCCATGTTGTCATTCAATGA
- a CDS encoding NAD(P)-dependent malic enzyme, with the protein MSLRDEALHMHRINQGKLESKSKVLVRNAEELSLAYSPGVAEPCKEIYDKPETVYDYTMKGNMVAVVSDGTAVLGLGNIGPEASLPVMEGKAVLFKSFAGVDAFPICLNTTEIDKIVETVKLMEPTFGGVNLEDIAAPRCFEIEERLKKETNIPIFHDDQHGTAIVTVAGLVNALKITGRDFSSIKVVMNGAGAAGIAIIKLLYSYGVRDIIMCDSKGAIYEGRPYGMNEVKHNVAKITNREKLDGSLGDVIKGADVFIGVSVAGALTEEMVSEMNDDAILFAMANPVPEIMPALAKSAGARVVGTGRSDFPNQVNNVLAFPGIFRGALDVRATHINEKMKIAAVEAIASLISEEQLNEDYVIPAPFDPRVAPAVAASVAKAAMETGVARIKVDPEEIREKTARLSLIGKSE; encoded by the coding sequence TTGTCTTTAAGAGATGAAGCACTGCATATGCACAGAATTAACCAGGGAAAACTGGAATCAAAATCTAAAGTACTCGTACGGAATGCCGAAGAATTAAGTCTGGCTTATTCACCGGGGGTAGCAGAGCCCTGCAAAGAAATTTATGACAAGCCTGAAACAGTTTACGATTATACGATGAAGGGCAATATGGTAGCCGTTGTTTCTGATGGTACAGCTGTGCTTGGCCTTGGAAACATTGGCCCTGAAGCTTCTCTTCCTGTAATGGAGGGGAAAGCGGTTTTATTTAAAAGTTTTGCAGGTGTTGATGCATTTCCAATCTGCCTGAATACGACAGAGATTGATAAAATCGTTGAAACGGTCAAATTGATGGAGCCTACGTTCGGGGGAGTAAACCTGGAGGATATTGCAGCACCACGCTGCTTTGAAATCGAGGAGCGCCTGAAAAAAGAAACGAATATCCCGATTTTTCATGATGATCAGCACGGAACAGCGATTGTGACTGTTGCCGGTCTTGTCAATGCACTGAAAATTACAGGAAGAGATTTTTCTTCGATCAAGGTCGTAATGAACGGAGCAGGTGCAGCGGGTATTGCCATTATTAAACTTTTATACAGTTACGGTGTTCGAGATATTATCATGTGTGACTCAAAAGGTGCCATCTATGAAGGACGCCCATACGGAATGAATGAGGTCAAACATAATGTGGCGAAAATTACGAACCGTGAGAAGCTTGACGGTTCACTTGGTGACGTTATTAAAGGTGCAGATGTCTTTATCGGGGTATCTGTCGCAGGAGCACTGACAGAGGAAATGGTGTCAGAAATGAATGATGATGCCATTTTGTTTGCGATGGCTAATCCTGTCCCTGAAATCATGCCTGCCTTGGCCAAGTCTGCGGGAGCACGTGTAGTCGGTACCGGCCGCTCTGACTTTCCGAATCAGGTAAACAATGTACTCGCCTTCCCGGGGATTTTCCGCGGGGCATTAGATGTGCGTGCTACACATATTAATGAAAAAATGAAAATTGCAGCCGTCGAAGCAATTGCTTCCCTAATTTCAGAAGAACAGCTGAATGAGGATTACGTGATTCCTGCACCGTTTGATCCGCGTGTTGCACCTGCTGTAGCGGCAAGTGTAGCCAAAGCGGCGATGGAAACGGGTGTTGCGCGGATCAAAGTCGACCCGGAAGAGATCCGTGAAAAGACGGCGCGTCTTTCGTTAATTGGAAAGAGTGAGTGA
- a CDS encoding FadR/GntR family transcriptional regulator, which translates to MSVVHQLKSIIQHDRLMAGDRIPSERELSDRLNVGRSSVREALRALELLGLIETRHGEGTFLRDFRDHHLVDLLGMFILQSGRAEGDVAEVKRWIEEQSLHTLHQFSDEKISRLFEQIFQKYEQGFIQHASQLKAELVNGAGNQLAFKIWLVLNDFYQLQVDSEKLKAEDLKYLQTCLTSGTPEEALSLLCSLVKKPTAL; encoded by the coding sequence ATCTCTGTTGTTCATCAGCTTAAGAGCATCATCCAGCATGACCGGTTGATGGCTGGGGACAGAATTCCTTCAGAGCGGGAATTGTCTGACCGTCTCAATGTCGGCCGGTCATCAGTAAGAGAAGCCTTGCGGGCACTCGAACTGCTCGGTCTCATTGAAACCCGCCATGGAGAAGGGACGTTCCTGAGAGATTTTCGTGATCATCACCTGGTAGACCTCCTTGGCATGTTCATTCTCCAAAGTGGACGTGCCGAAGGAGATGTCGCTGAGGTGAAAAGGTGGATTGAAGAGCAAAGTCTTCATACGCTTCATCAGTTTTCCGATGAAAAAATAAGCCGTTTATTCGAACAGATTTTCCAAAAATATGAACAAGGATTCATTCAGCATGCTTCCCAGCTTAAAGCTGAGCTGGTCAACGGAGCAGGCAATCAGCTTGCATTCAAAATCTGGCTGGTGCTCAATGATTTTTATCAGCTTCAGGTTGATTCTGAAAAGCTGAAAGCCGAAGATCTTAAATACTTACAAACTTGTCTAACGTCAGGTACGCCTGAAGAAGCGCTTAGCCTGTTATGCAGCCTGGTTAAAAAACCGACTGCCCTTTAA